A single Anopheles maculipalpis chromosome 3RL, idAnoMacuDA_375_x, whole genome shotgun sequence DNA region contains:
- the LOC126563465 gene encoding farnesol dehydrogenase-like, whose amino-acid sequence MDRWNGKVAVVTGASSGIGAAIVKDLAKAGMITIGLARRVERVEQLKKDLPKEAASRLHAIKCDISVESEIEKTFQRILSTYGGVDVLVNNAGIARSNNLLAIGTTADLRAVLDTNVTGLVLCSQWAYKSMVERKVAGHIVHINSVAGHIVPHIPKLNIYPGTKHAVTALTEVMRQELRDAGTKIKVTSISPGGVQTEILNSAELPEGMPLLESEDISAAVLYVIGTPPHVQVHELIIKPIGEFF is encoded by the exons ATGGATCGTTGGAATGGTAAAGTGGCCGTTGTAACCGGTGCCAGCTCAGGCATTGGAGCGGCAATTGTAAAGGATCTTGCCAAAGCCGGTATGATTACGATCGGACTAGCGCGGCGTGTTGAGCGTGTGGAGCAGCTCAAGAAGGATCTCCCAAAGGAGGCAGCCTCACGGCTACATGCAATAAAGTGTGACATTTCGGTAGAGTCTGAGATAGAGAAAACGTTCCAGCGTATCCTGTCGACGTACGGTGGAGTGGACGTGTTGGTAAATAATGCCGGAATCGCGCGATCAAACAATCTGCTCGCTATCGGAACAACGGCAGACTTGCGAGCGGTCTTGGATACGAACGTAACCGGGCTGGTGCTGTGTAGCCAGTGGGCCTACAAGTCCATGGTGGAACGGAAAGTCGCGGGACATATAGTGCATATCAACAGCGTCGCAGGGCACATTGTGCCtcacataccgaaattgaacATTTATCCAGGCACGAAGCATGCCGTTACGGCACTGACGGAAGTTATGCGCCAAGAGTTGCGAGATGCCGGTACCAAGATCAAAGTGACG AGTATCAGCCCGGGTGGCGTGCAGACAGAAATTCTCAATTCGGCGGAACTTCCGGAAGGTATGCCACTGCTCGAATCGGAAGACATTTCAGCGGCCGTACTGTACGTGATTGGTACGCCGCCACATGTGCAAGTGCACGAACTTATCATCAAACCGATTGGAGAGTTTTTCTAG
- the LOC126562881 gene encoding farnesol dehydrogenase-like, with protein sequence MERWNGKVAVVTGASSGIGAAIVKDLAKAGMITIGLARRIERVEQLKKDLPSDAAARLHAMKCDVSVETDIERTFQRIQDTHGGVDVLVNNAGILRTNNLLDLGTTADLRAVLDTNVTGLVLCSQWAYKSMVERNVAGHIVHINSIAGHTVPNYPKMNIYPGTKHAVTALTEVMRNELREAGTKIKVTSISPGAVRTEILEGMDIPDDMPMLASEDISEAVLYVIGTPPHVQVHELIIKPNGEVY encoded by the exons ATGGAACGCTGGAATGGTAAAGTGGCCGTTGTAACCGGTGCCAGCTCAGGCATTGGAGCGGCAATTGTAAAGGATCTCGCCAAAGCCGGTATGATTACGATCGGACTGGCCCGGCGTATTGAGCGTGTGGAGCAGTTGAAAAAGGATCTACCGTCGGATGCGGCCGCACGGTTACATGCGATGAAATGTGATGTATCGGTGGAGACCGACATCGAGCGTACGTTCCAGCGTATTCAGGACACACACGGAGGTGTGGACGTGCTGGTGAATAATGCCGGAATTCTACGGACAAACAATCTGCTCGATCTTGGAACGACGGCCGATCTACGCGCTGTGCTGGATACAAACGTAACCGGGTTGGTGCTGTGCAGCCAGTGGGCCTACAAGTCCATGGTGGAGCGGAATGTCGCGGGCCACATTGTGCACATCAACAGTATCGCTGGCCATACGGTGCCAAACTATCCGAAAATGAACATTTATCCAGGCACGAAGCATGCCGTTACGGCACTGACGGAAGTTATGCGTAACGAATTGCGAGAAGCGGGTACCAAGATCAAAGTGACG AGTATTAGCCCTGGCGCAGTGCGGACAGAAATTCTCGAAGGGATGGACATCCCGGACGATATGCCGATGCTCGCCTCGGAAGACATCTCGGAAGCCGTACTGTACGTAATCGGAACGCCACCCCACGTCCAGGTGCACGAACTTATCATCAAACCCAATGGGGAAGTTTACTAA